AATGAGAAGCTTCCGTGCAACGGCAATCCTTGCGACTTTCTTGTGCTTTCCCCTTGCAATGAGCCTGTCGTAGAGGACGGTGCAGGCCGGATTGCACTGTATCGCGGGCAAGGCACTCTGGAAGAGTGCTGTTCTCAGTGCCTTGCTCCCCCTCTTTGATATGGGCAAACCCGTGCTCTCATACTTGCCCGAATCACTTTTCTGCGGATCCAGACCGGCGAACGCAATCACATCATTCACAGTCTCGAACCTTCCCGTGCTGGCAATTTCGCACTCTATGATTGCTGCAGTGACGGGGCCGATGCCCGGCACTGTTGCAACCAGGCTGCCCTTCTTCTCCATCTCCTTCCCTATCTTCCTCTCCTGATGCTCAGTGCATTCGCTGATGAGTTCAAGCTCCCTGATGAGGTAGCGCACCTCATCGACGAGCGGTTCTTCGAGACCGTCTGCTGTCTTCCTGCCGGCGAATATGCCTGCAAGGGTTTTTGCTTTCTCTGCCGTCTTCGATTTGACTGCATAGAAACGGGAGATGACTTTCTCAATCTCGTCGGCCGTAGCATTGAACAGACGCGTGTGCTGGCAGAAACTCCTGAGCAGTGCAATATTCGAAGGTGTATTCACATCTCTCATTTCCTGCGAAAGTCCCGGACAGAGTATGTCCAGGTCCCTTCTGAGCTGTGCCTTTGTCTTCGCCGCCCTGTCGACAAGCCGCTGCCTGACACGTGTTCTCTCCTTGAGTCCCGCGTCATCCCCGGACCACTTTGTCTGTTCGTGATGCATGTGGTTCTTGCGTGTGAACTCCGCGATGAGTTCACAGTCGAGCTCATCCGTCTTCGTCTTTCTGAGCTGCCCGGGAGTACACTGGAAAATTGTGTAAAAACGAAAACAGAAAGAGAGAAAGAGGAAGATAGTATGTCTGACAGATGTATGACACAGGGAACATGGAGAGAGCAGATATGAGAAGAGAGGCAAGGAACAGTACAGATACAGTGATGGAAAAGGTGCAGGAGGAGGAAGAGGACAGTACTGCAGACAGCCTTACAGAGAAAACTGCAGACGAGATCTTCGCCAGGATGCAGAAGGGTGAGAACGTTTCCCTTCCA
The genomic region above belongs to Candidatus Sysuiplasma acidicola and contains:
- a CDS encoding IS110 family transposase; its protein translation is MPLFSYLLSPCSLCHTSVRHTIFLFLSFCFRFYTIFQCTPGQLRKTKTDELDCELIAEFTRKNHMHHEQTKWSGDDAGLKERTRVRQRLVDRAAKTKAQLRRDLDILCPGLSQEMRDVNTPSNIALLRSFCQHTRLFNATADEIEKVISRFYAVKSKTAEKAKTLAGIFAGRKTADGLEEPLVDEVRYLIRELELISECTEHQERKIGKEMEKKGSLVATVPGIGPVTAAIIECEIASTGRFETVNDVIAFAGLDPQKSDSGKYESTGLPISKRGSKALRTALFQSALPAIQCNPACTVLYDRLIARGKHKKVARIAVARKLLIQAFSVMRHGKEFTIPQLYLKAKAEKCVA